The Osmia bicornis bicornis chromosome 11, iOsmBic2.1, whole genome shotgun sequence genome includes the window GCTGGACGAACATGCTCTTTATTTTGTGGAATTAGTCTGGAAAGAAATTCTGGATCCATATCtgtaaaaaaagatataaaatcaAGTTAATATTAATCTGCAAAACTTTAACATAGCATCTGACTTATAGAAAATAgtgttttgaaaattaatctcATAAAGATTGCATAAAAATGTTGTAACTCTTTTTACTATTTCTATATATAATTACGAGTTTATTtagttaataatatttattgcctttaatttaatattaaccTTAATATACTAACCTCATTTATACAGAATACTTATGTAGTAATCAATTTATCAAACCCtcattttctctttctaatgattttatttatttagaatattatGATGACTCTTTAATATTCTATGTAAACAgtgattaaaatttattaaaactaCACCTTCATCTTCAATGTTGTCATTCGAATATGCGCGCCATCTATAAATTAGTTCCTTCGGTTGTGTACTCACGTCAGAGAGAAATATTTGAATGTGCGGGAAGTAGTAACCGAATAGTTCTTCAGTATTTctttctaattaaattctaaaaagTATGATTTTTTAGAGTAAAGTATAAAaagaatgtacatatataagtaatgtaaataattaatgttatttatgtaattttaattccAGAGTGAGCAATTACAATGAACTGCATTGCCGTTTTCATTGCCGAAAATGCCGTTTTCTACAACTGCATACAACAAAGGTAAGTGAggctatttaaaaaaaaaatttgtttattacaacattataaaatttacataTACATAATTCATGATAACATACATCCATAAAACAAAccgcaatttttttttaaataacacaTATTTGATTTCCAAAGTTGacattaatgaaaaatataataatgggaaatacatttaatataacataaatatataatgtatataatctactaaaaattaaaaaattctacatTGCTTTGTATTACATTATGAGGCACAACACACTTACTTACTTGACTAAACTGACACAATATGATTCTTGCTATACTACAGTTTAAACAATTCAAGTATTTTaggtaataattaaataatttggtATGTTTTTTATATGTGACATATATTTAGACACAACATCGATTTCacacttttttttaatttcattgttttaCAATGAATATgcgattaattattttataagaaatatCATATTTTCTAATAAGTATTATGAACAAAGTGGAGCCTTATAGTAATAGTTTATAGATTAATTTGCTCCATGTTTCAATCACTATGATCATGatttatataaagaaaatgagaaattttATTGTGAATTCATGGTCCTCAGAGTTTCAGGTGCAGTAGTTCTCAATAATTACATTCAGAAAGTTATAAATTCACACAGATAGTCATTGTACAAGTTTTTGAAAGTAGTTACAATTGTTTATGGTTTTAATTTAGAATCAAGTAACTAAGATTACCTTTCCTTTTGCAATtactaattattgaaataaatatttgtattcaAATTGtgatatattttaattgcactaaatcttaatatttttctctgtttGACTACCAGAGTGATgctaaataattttataatttatatttctatagTTCAAgtcattatatattttttgtaaattaaattcacaTAGATTATGTGCAAATTATCTGAAATACAAGTTTACAGTAATCAAAGTTAATAATCAATTGAtaagttaattaaaatgatgtGTGATGTGCAACATAGATATGtagattattaaataaataaatctagCAAGGGTTAACTAACATTTTTCAGTAAAATGACTAACATAAAGATTAGTAATTGTAAAATGTGTGGAAGAAATATTATACTCCACAATTGGGATATAAGGAGTATTTATAATCTACATATATATACTATTTCTGATTTTATCTACTGTACTACATCTATCTGTTTATCTACTATTAAAATGCACAGAAACAATAACTAACTTATATCATAATTAACATATTTAACAGTGTGTACCACATAGCATCACATATACATAATGGTGTTTTTTTTATAGCACTTGATTTCTATAAtggttaaaaaattaaaataatctttagccattataaatatttttgcacTTATTTGTATTAATCTTTGTGCtaaatttgaaagaaataattcAGTAGTTAAATTAGCACTGGTAATTCAGTTCAACTATTTACAGTTTTGTTAATGGTGTATTAGGATATTATACTTAAAGGTACAAGGGTTAATTATAAGTATCAGCTTAAATCAACAATGTGTTcagataaatgaaattatgaaattacaaaaaaaactAGGTGCTAGATCAAAGTATATCCTTGGACAGTCACTGCATAAATAGTAAGTGCATTAGaagaaaatgcaattatatttaaacaTAGATTTTCAGAGATATGCTTATAAATTTTGTGACAAGCGATATGAATTAACATGCAGTGTCtgtcaattatttttatacttatTTATATTGATACTAAATATTAATGACTAGTATTAGTTGTGAATAGATGCATTCTTGAATGCTCACATCCTCATATACAATTCATACGCATAGAAAGACCACACAAATGCATATATGTTATATAAATGGATAGTACAGTTACTTAATTTGCTTAttctataataaattaaatttacggATAAAATgatctaaataaaaatttggcaATTATAAATATGTTCTGTCACACAGGATTACATTATAACTATAAGAATTTATCAGTAGATATAAATTACAGTAGCGAGGATAAGTCGGTTATTTGTGACAAAAGATACAACATTGcttaacaatatttttaaatgaaactagTGAATCAGTTTAAGCAACTATAATATGTTTTATATCGCCTTTACAACATATTTTGTTGTATTAATGAAATGTACAATTCTTTTCTGTAGATGATATATCTTATACAATATTTGCATGGACACTTAAGTGCAATATAGACTGCTATTACCTAAAAGTAAGTGTAGGAAAAGGAATTTCCCATCATTTGTCCTTAGTCTTGGGAAAACTCAGAGAAAGCTTAGGGAATGGCTAGAATCTCCTGCATATGCAAGGCAGGTAGTGGGATGCTTCCTTCTTTACACTTTCTTCTAAGCAAAGAAAGCTTAAATTGCACATAATTGTACATTTATGAATTCGTTATCTATGCTGCTAGAGTTTTTTGTTTTCGATGAAACAAGTTTTACGACCACTATACGTTTTgtatataattgaaatgaacagttacaaattatttgtccaattttatcaatattatttGCATTATCAGTTGATCGAACTATTTCTAATCAATTTGTTGAGAAATTATAAACTTTTTAGTTCTacaaaaacaaagaaaaatatatatgtatttaacaaGTTTTGATAAATCTAATATTATTAGCCcattatatttcattgataaaattGGACAATGGACAAATTGCATCAAAACTTACAACGACTCGTTGTAACGGTCgcaagaataaaaaaagaaaagtgtaCAATAAAAAAGTAGCCGGAAAAGTAgttataataaacaatttcctGGTCCCATTTCTCAAGCATTATCATCATCAGCATTTCTTACCCGTTGTTTCTTTAGATTTTCGACATCTATATAATTTAGATACCGAAAGCTTTCGATGAAGTCATCGTAGCCAATGGTTTTGTACTCGTATTAGAACTTCAAGAAAAGTTTTCATTCAGCTGGTCCTTTCGGTAacagtttgaaattttgtactCACCGTATGAAACGTACCCTCTTGCAAGGGTAATATGGGGAAAATAACCATAAACtttgccatttttttttccctcgaaaaccatttaagatatttgaataaataataggTACATATTAGcttttaaattttgaagtCATTAAGGGTTGAGCTACGCGTATGAAAAAAATTAGGaataatgttttattatttaactattatttGTTGAAGTTTCAGAAGGGTTCAATAAGctatcaatatttatttttatactaaACAGATTGAACTGTAATGAATTTTGttgtttgattaaaaataaatggttGCGagcaataattttcataaattgcGTTGGGTTGATCGAAAAGATTTATAATTATAGGATTCGtgcaaaatttcaaactgTAGCATACACTTACTCTTCATTACTGAACTATCATACCTAAAAGTGTGATCACAGATTGACAGAAGGCATGTAACAtacaatacatatattatagGTACAGTTAGAAAATACTTCATTGCggtaattatcaattaataaatagaattataaGATGAATTATGTATAAGCTATATATACAACGAATGagttctcttttttcttctttcaattttgcagcatgttttaattaattcgttaTATTAGCAATGAAATGAGAAATTtgtagaaaatggaaaaaaataaaatgcaaggaattaaataaaaataataatgcagaATAATGCAAAACTTCGCGCTAATATAAATATGTTTTAACTATCTATCATATATGGACGAGTAACATGtaaatttctcttctttatttttgattataatattgaaatcGTATATCAGTATTCAACGTCATTTTGCCTTctatttgaaatgaaaattttactaAACGTGATTACAAGTTTCAGTCACATTTTTCACATCGAACAAGAATGTTCCATTTCAAGTTttatataaaaacattttgcgATAGAAACGATTTATGctaacaaaatacaaaatagatCTTACTGAAAAATAGAAGTTTTACTTTTGTTAGTCCGTGTATGAAATTAAACAACTGTACTTTGTATATCGATACAGTGTTCTTTTTtcgtacaaaataaaataaaattgtcgTCTAAAGAGCAGTTGTGGCAAATTGTTTCTTCGATATGTATCATCATAAAGCAGTCAATTTTTTGGAAGAATACAAATGGAAggatacaaatgaaaatagtATTATAGAAACAGGGGAGAATTTTCAATGGACGGCGATTACTTGTTTCAGTGTCAATTATAACATTTCTTTCGATGCTTTTGCAAGCAATATTTACACTGAAAACAGAAGCATAAACTATATAAAGATTCATTAGTGCCAGAATTGGTAGTAGCCATATTTCTTCTCAAGAGATAAATTCTACTAACTGtcgttaaaatatttatcaattatAACGCATTAAAATCTAAACTGAAATTATAATAGTATTATGGCGGTTACTTCGTAAAAATTAAAGTGGACTTGTACGCTGAAAGTTTTGAGAAAAGATTATTGTATTTCTGTAGTGCCATTTGCTGGAAGCTTTAGGTATTAGTAAGGCCAAGCTATAGACTGTACGTGAAGAGATTagcattttcttttaataagcGTATTATTTTAGTATCAAAAATTGATACCAAGTATCTAAAATTTCGCTCCATACTTCCCACCGAGTATCATTTAGTATCCAACAGTTTAAATATCATCAGTATTTGTCAATATTGATCATTAGTGATGCATCGTCGTGCAAGGACTTGCGAGAAAGTACAGCGTCTGTATCCCTCTGGTGGCCAGTACCGGAAGTACCGCCATAGTACCATTAAAAACACTTGTATCAAAGACTAAACAATTCTTCTGTATTTAATcattctttatatatatatatgaaataatcaactattcaatatattcCGAGTTAGTCGACGCTAAAAGCATAACTTAAAATGACGGAAGCATCTCAGAAGAGGTAGCTGAACGAAAGGGACTAAGAAAGTGAAGAGAGAAGGTTTCATTGGACGGCGATCGTTTGCTTGGACGAGGATGTTACTTTGTACAAGTACAGTTTTGATCGTCAACCATCGTTTAGAGCTCGTAAACGTCGCGTCCGTTGGGTCTGCTAACAGGGGGTCGACACGACCCCGGACTCGCATAGGAATGGATAATATGAACTCTAAGACGTACATCGCTGGCGTTTCTTCCCCCGTCCCCTCGTGGTCTTCGCGAGAAGCTGACGGTAGTTTTGCAACAACAATAGTGGAAAAGCTTGACGTAAGCGTTGCGAAAATGGCGGTCTGCCACGCAGTAGAGAAGATTATTGAAACAGGACTTGGAGAGGGCGAACCAGGCCAAATTGTAAAGGATACGAGCGCTTATCGGTCGGAAAGAATTCACGCATACAGCTATGCCGAATGGTAACCAAAATATCACGAACATCAGGCAGCTGTATATATTTGCCTTGCAAAGTTCGTAATCCCAGGAAAAAGCGACCGGTGGCTTGTACGAACCTCTTGTCGCGTGACGTACGCGAATCACCAGTTTAACGTAAAAAAATGTGGTCATCAATGCTGGCAAACCTACCAGAAGGGTAGCTCCAATGATCTGTTCCAAGGCTATGCCGCTGAATCGGCGACGACAAAAGTCGGGCCCTACGTCCAACGATGACTGCAACACCACCGTCGTTATGGAGATCAACCAGACGCCAATGATCGTTCCTGTTACACGACTTGGTGTCAGTGAGGCGTAtctgaaaatatgaaattcaatttttaatcattttttggATAAAACAGtctatttattttgattaatgCCACTCTAGGAATATATTTATCGAgtaaaatatgattttttgcaataattcaATTGTAAATGGTGCACTAGGGTTGAAATATTACTTTATTTCTATCTATGTCTAATCAATGTCTATTTCAACCCTTAATTAACAGTAGACTATTCacttaacccttgaacagcggaatCTGGGTGAATCGAGACCCAAACTTGAAAAACATgtacaagaatattaatctaaagttGAATGTGTAAGGGATAGTGTAaagtttataaaatgaaaataatatgaaatacaaaattacattgaaatTCGGGTTCTTTACATGATCcgtcgtccgagggttaatagAAAACGAAGATAATTTACAACGATGTTATCCTGTAGTATTCCTGGAATCTGCAATATCGTTAGATCAATTTAGATTGATATCATTATCTCACGTAGAAACTTTGAGAGTATATCGCTGTATGCAACATAGCACCGGATTCCAAAACTTTACTTCGTCAATGGTAAATGTCAGAGAGTCGTGGTATAGTTTTGTCCTGTAGAATGTGAAATTAGGAACTCAATCGTGACACCGTAGTGAGAAACTACAATGTAAATTCTACATCAAAGTGTCAAAAGCGATTCACCTTACACTGATGCTCCGAATAGCTTTCCAACTGAGGGTAACTCTATTATTGCTTTCTCTGTTTCTACATTAgacaattatattaataacgagACTTGatgtaattatatttaaaattctctATTTTATACTCATACTTAcgttgaataatttatattatatcctATTAGTTGatcataattttaaaaataaattaaacaggAGGGTGCCATTTTTTTTAGGTaccatattttaaaattaagaaagtAGATAAAAAGAATGATTATCGGGTAAAGATAGAATggttaataatttattatataattttgaaaaattgtcatTTTCATCTCTACAAGATGGACATATTTTAAAACTACAATGTGAAAGTAATTCTTTCCTATGTAGCGATGCAAAAGCACTTAGTAATGATTTCATTGTTCTTTTAAGCGTGTgaattgaaaaaatacaaaattttttatgTAACTTTTTCCGACATTCTATACGTGCATCTATTTTCAACCACTAAGCAAGACGCGTGCATGCAAGGAGATTATTCGTATGGGTCAGTTGTTATAACGTGGTTCTGTAGGTGCAGGTTTAAACTTTCCTCGAAAAGCTCTTTAAATCCCCTGTGACCGTGCTATCGTTGACAATAATAGTACCGGACATTATGACCCCTCCCTGGTAAATGTCTGGCGAAGCAAAAGGTAAAGCGAACGTACGGGCAATCAATATTACGTTAATCCTTCACGTGGAAGTACCATTATTCTTTTAACAGGTTCATTCgatttgattaaataattaaaaacagaaaaagaaaaaattttacGTATTCCATTATACAAATTGAGTGACAGATTTTTCAATTggaataaaatgtaatttatttgagATTTATTAGGATTTTTGATTCGGcaaatatttagaatatttatcCTGAGTTACTTTTCAAAAAGTTACCTAATCTAACAACATTGTTTCATTAAATAGAATGAAATATTGTGCACTATCTAATGCAATATCTAATTGTTTGATATTACTTTCTATACTTGTGCTATTTACAAATGACTTGCATGTTCGAACAAGCTATTACGCTTCTATcctgttaattaattactataaGTATAATgtgtattaaccctttcgtgaCGAAATGCAACTTTTTTAAGactttgcaaaaaaaaaaaaggaaaaacgcTATCGTACATGGTGTAAACTTTCTGTTTGAATTTGTTTATTTGTCATATTAGGTTTTTAATAATACGGGTTTGTTCTATCCTAAAATTGTGAGTAGATTTctaatgaatgaaaaatatctaaaaattatatttcaccATAATCGTAACAGCTACCTTGTAATATTTTGTTCGAATAAAAGCGAGTTTTAGGAATTTATGcgatataattttgaaatgaaacaaAGCTAGGAGAAAAgcgaaatttaaaattgttctctgatttatatagaaaagaaaaaaaaacacgttACTCATTCATCCATACTGTTACCTTTAACTCCTTTTATCTTTTTAATGAGCATGTAatcaaagaattatttatcgaaatattgttttaattatttactaatttttaatatctctaAATCACCATAGAACTTCTTTCTTTATCATCTTTTCATTTatctttattcaaattttgaaatgaaatttgtgaTTTTTTCCTTGTATCATCACTTTTTATGaacataatattttatactttgtaacctttattattacattattaataattattatattagaGGGTACGAAACAAATTCATAGTGCTTTACAAAAATACATgtccatttaaaattttaatatgttTGAGTGGACCTAAAGCTCagtaaatattttcaacattcCAGATTTTTATAATTCTGAGAGATTGTTAAATACCACATTTGTTgagttttcttttattcagatttcttttgtttcaaaattcttttataattaaaattgaaatccaatattttttgatatgAAAATATTAGACTTTTAAAAATGTAAGATGAACGTATAATTTTGTAGAGCATTGTCCCATTTCGTCAATGATCATTTCAAGTAGGTATCAAGTTAAAACTTTTACCTTTCGGCTGGTAGACACAAACGGGTATAATTTTCCGCAGCTATGGTTGCTAACGTTAGAACCGTGACCAGAAAACAAAGAGCTTCCAGGGTGCATTCGAATCGACATGTGCTTAATGACTCTTCGTGACCAGCCAGAATGACAATCACGGATACCGGTATTACCATGCCTGTCACTAATAAGTCTGCCAATGCGACATTCACCAGAAATGCATTCCCTGAaacatgaaaatttcatttaagtAGAATAAACCTGAGtaccaaatatattttttcacgcaggaaaaagaaacaaattaaaattattttaagcaCAGTGATTTGTAGAGACGTGTAAGAACCCGCAAATGTCGAGTACCATGTTCAACAAAGTTTGCCCTGAATTACATTCtccaaatttcgaaaatcctcGGTCGACCAAAATAATTCCCGACTCGATCCGAATTTTGGGTGCCCGAAATTTTCAGCTTTTCACATATCTAAACTTTCGAGAACTCGGCCCACTCGACCCGAGTATGAAATACTCGAAATTTTCAGTTTCTGGCACGtctttaatgatttatatgcAGCATATGTTTTTTTACTATTCCAATATTCCGTGTGTAGAGAAAAGAACATGTATACCTCTTTTTTTGAGTTGATCTTCGACCACCACAGCGGAAATCATGAAAACGTTACCAACGCTACCAGCAACCGCCATTGAGGCCAATAAGAGCAGTCTAGCTACCCTCGACCATGCCGACGATAAGGTGACCGGTGAAATGTCAAGATCATTGTCGAAAACGTTCTCAGCTTTATCCATTCTTATCTCCGGCTCGAGTCCCATAATTCCAGCTAGACTGCTGGTTGCATCCGTATAAGCCGTGGTAACGTTCATTCTGAAACTAAGAATAAGATCAtctattaatttcatttttaccaTCATACTGTTTTGAGGTGCTTTTGCTTTTTTCTTATATCTCATATAAGTCATATCTTGAAGATTAACGTGTCGATACATTTGAACCTATTCGGATAGAAATGGTAATGCTATACAAGGCAATACGTTCTAcagaatatatttattacaatttgtGGTCACCGCCGATCCCCACAGTATTCACCCTATTAAATTTGAGATCGCTAACGTCTTCTCTTAAATTATACACCGCGCTATCAGGGTCGATTATGGTCTCTCGCCATGAAATTTTGTTCACGTACTACGAGGTATCGTGATAGCTAGCTGTGAAACGATCTTTACGCACTATGGTCGATTGTACTCCTCAGATATACCAGTTATACATTGAAGTAGATGGTATTCATTTGATGCAGAATGCCAGATATTGTCTGCACGGTGAATGTACGCTATGATACCGAGTTCCGTTTAAGGGTGCAATACCGACAGCCATTTCCGTTGTAGTTAAAGGGTTAACATGTTCACTGCCACTGAGAACATTGATGTACATGATGGAACACGTTATAATGCACGTTATCAAGAATACATATATTCAAAATGCGAAAAATAATCTTGATCAAAAACCAGTTGCGTTTGTTGCACATTAAATGCAAGATCGGATAAGATTTCTATTGCCCAAGGCTGTTAAG containing:
- the LOC114873915 gene encoding RYamide receptor-like, translating into MNVTTAYTDATSSLAGIMGLEPEIRMDKAENVFDNDLDISPVTLSSAWSRVARLLLLASMAVAGSVGNVFMISAVVVEDQLKKRGNAFLVNVALADLLVTGMVIPVSVIVILAGHEESLSTCRFECTLEALCFLVTVLTLATIAAENYTRLCLPAERYASLTPSRVTGTIIGVWLISITTVVLQSSLDVGPDFCRRRFSGIALEQIIGATLLVGLPALMTTFFYVKLVIRVRHATRGSYKPPVAFSWDYELCKANIYSCLMFVIFWLPFGIAVCVNSFRPISARILYNLAWFALSKSCFNNLLYCVADRHFRNAYVKLFHYCCCKTTVSFSRRPRGDGGRNASDVRLRVHIIHSYASPGSCRPPVSRPNGRDVYEL